The following coding sequences are from one Carettochelys insculpta isolate YL-2023 chromosome 5, ASM3395843v1, whole genome shotgun sequence window:
- the POLR1E gene encoding DNA-directed RNA polymerase I subunit RPA49 isoform X2: protein MDFTLYKNKDDTNPRKKLQRILTLETDRLSYVGKNFGSGVLKCNSLCRYFVGVLDKDSGKMEVYNAESFNMQPLLSDEIIEDDPSDYQNKSYREKVDSCIEAFGTNKQKRALNSRRMNEVGSETLNVAVTKAAENIIETKGVAALVSDAAQHDLQDVSLFLPPCHEDADKPEDVYKFEDILAPAEYEALQTPAAAFVNMTPEQILKKTEEKSHCSFVLEELRSMPRDEASADRKARCLWFLDVLIKFSFQKVIKKKYAMGPDCPPIINNKLLKNFTAQTYNNGRLQNLISASMKAKITAYAIALALHINSFQTDLTVLQRDMKLRENKVLEVAKAMKLKISKRKGTAGLLDEDDHKLATLSLPLPVYKPTQGKRRKMK from the exons ACTTTGGAGACAGACAGGCTTTCTTATGTGGGAAAAAACTTTGGCTCAGGAGTCCTGAAATGTAACTCCCTGTGCAG GTACTTTGTCGGTGTGCTAGACAAGGACTCTGGGAAAATGGAAGTCTACAACGCTGAATCATTCAACATGCAGCCGTTGTTGTCAG ATGAAATAATAGAGGATGACCCATCAGATTATCAGAATAAATCCTACAGAGAGAAA GTGGATTCATGTATTGAAGCTTTTGGCACCAACAAGCAGAAGCGAGCCTTGAACTCTCGGAGGATGAATGAAGTTGGCAGTGAGACTTTGAACGTAGCTGTGacaaaagcagcagaaaacaTCATCGAGACAAAAGGTGTCGCTG CTTTAGTCAGTGACGCTGCTCAGCATGACTTGCAAGACGTCTCCCTCTTCCTACCTCCCTGCCACGAGGATGCTGACAAACCAGAGGACGTCTACAAGTTTGAGGACA TCCTCGCCCCAGCTGAATACGAAGCACTGCAGACACCAGCTGCTGCCTTCGTTAACATGACTCCTGAGCAGATCCTGAAGAAGACAGAAGAGAAGAG CCATTGCTCCTTCGTTCTAGAAGAGCTGAGGTCCATGCCCCGGGATGAGGCTAGCGCAGACCGCAAGGCGCGGTGTCTCTGGTTTCTGGATGTCCTCATCAAGTTCAGCTTCCAGAAAGTGATTAAGAAGAAAT ATGCAAtgggccccgactgtccacccaTCATTAACAACAAACTCTTGAAAAACTTCACCGCCCAGACCTACAACAACGGCAG GCTCCAGAACTTGATCTCAGCTTCGATGAAGGCTAAAATCACCGCCTACGCCATAGCCTTAGCCTTGCACATTAACAGCTTCCAGACGGACCTGACCGTGCTGCAGAGGGACATGAAACTCCGCGAGAACAA AGTGCTCGAGGTTGCGAAAGCCATGAAGCTGAAGATCTCCAAAAGGAAGGGGACTGCTGGACTGCTGGATGAAGATGACCACAAGTTGGCCACCTTGTCGCTGCCCTTACCTGTGTACAAACCCACCCAGGGGAAGCGGAGGAAGATGAAATAA
- the POLR1E gene encoding DNA-directed RNA polymerase I subunit RPA49 isoform X3, which yields MEVYNAESFNMQPLLSDEIIEDDPSDYQNKSYREKVDSCIEAFGTNKQKRALNSRRMNEVGSETLNVAVTKAAENIIETKGVAALVSDAAQHDLQDVSLFLPPCHEDADKPEDVYKFEDILAPAEYEALQTPAAAFVNMTPEQILKKTEEKSHCSFVLEELRSMPRDEASADRKARCLWFLDVLIKFSFQKVIKKKYAMGPDCPPIINNKLLKNFTAQTYNNGRLQNLISASMKAKITAYAIALALHINSFQTDLTVLQRDMKLRENKVLEVAKAMKLKISKRKGTAGLLDEDDHKLATLSLPLPVYKPTQGKRRKMK from the exons ATGGAAGTCTACAACGCTGAATCATTCAACATGCAGCCGTTGTTGTCAG ATGAAATAATAGAGGATGACCCATCAGATTATCAGAATAAATCCTACAGAGAGAAA GTGGATTCATGTATTGAAGCTTTTGGCACCAACAAGCAGAAGCGAGCCTTGAACTCTCGGAGGATGAATGAAGTTGGCAGTGAGACTTTGAACGTAGCTGTGacaaaagcagcagaaaacaTCATCGAGACAAAAGGTGTCGCTG CTTTAGTCAGTGACGCTGCTCAGCATGACTTGCAAGACGTCTCCCTCTTCCTACCTCCCTGCCACGAGGATGCTGACAAACCAGAGGACGTCTACAAGTTTGAGGACA TCCTCGCCCCAGCTGAATACGAAGCACTGCAGACACCAGCTGCTGCCTTCGTTAACATGACTCCTGAGCAGATCCTGAAGAAGACAGAAGAGAAGAG CCATTGCTCCTTCGTTCTAGAAGAGCTGAGGTCCATGCCCCGGGATGAGGCTAGCGCAGACCGCAAGGCGCGGTGTCTCTGGTTTCTGGATGTCCTCATCAAGTTCAGCTTCCAGAAAGTGATTAAGAAGAAAT ATGCAAtgggccccgactgtccacccaTCATTAACAACAAACTCTTGAAAAACTTCACCGCCCAGACCTACAACAACGGCAG GCTCCAGAACTTGATCTCAGCTTCGATGAAGGCTAAAATCACCGCCTACGCCATAGCCTTAGCCTTGCACATTAACAGCTTCCAGACGGACCTGACCGTGCTGCAGAGGGACATGAAACTCCGCGAGAACAA AGTGCTCGAGGTTGCGAAAGCCATGAAGCTGAAGATCTCCAAAAGGAAGGGGACTGCTGGACTGCTGGATGAAGATGACCACAAGTTGGCCACCTTGTCGCTGCCCTTACCTGTGTACAAACCCACCCAGGGGAAGCGGAGGAAGATGAAATAA